In the Mytilus galloprovincialis chromosome 10, xbMytGall1.hap1.1, whole genome shotgun sequence genome, one interval contains:
- the LOC143048732 gene encoding baculoviral IAP repeat-containing protein 2-like isoform X2, which produces MYIRSFQYWSKPSPRPVDLSEAGFYFTGTEDVVQCFYCGLKLRSWDVFDDPWIEHARHGKHCPHVSNVKGKEFFKRLTEIEDENLYTGKPNRGDLYTDDLLYTTAAQALLSMGSYKEQQIKDAIRTYVSTEDTLEFTAMDIAKILMNQKTV; this is translated from the exons ATGTATATACGGTCATTTCAGTATTGGAGTAAGCCAAGTCCAAGACCTGTAGATCTATCAGAAGCTGGTTTCTACTTCACAG GTACAGAAGATGTGGTCCAATGTTTTTATTGTGGATTAAAGTTGAGAAGTTGGGATGTATTTGATGATCCATGGATAGAACATGCCAGACACGGGAAACACTGCCCCCATGTGTCCAATGTTAAAGGAAAAGAATTCTTCAAAAGGTTAACCGAG atagaGGACGAAAACCTTTATACTGGAAAACCAA ATAGAGGTGATCTGTACACGGATGATTTGCTTTACACAACAGCTGCTCAGGCATTACTCAGCATGGGAAGTTACAAGGAACAACAAATAAAGGATGCAATCAGAACATACGTTTCAACAGAag ACACGCTTGAGTTCACAGCAATGGATATCGCAAAGATTTTGATGAACCAAAAAACTGTCTGA
- the LOC143048732 gene encoding baculoviral IAP repeat-containing protein 2-like isoform X3, which produces MYIRSFQYWSKPSPRPVDLSEAGFYFTGTEDVVQCFYCGLKLRSWDVFDDPWIEHARHGKHCPHVSNVKGKEFFKRLTEIEDENLYTGKPNRGDLYTDDLLYTTAAQALLSMGSYKEQQIKDAIRTYVSTEDTLEFTAMDIAKILMNQKTV; this is translated from the exons ATGTATATACGGTCATTTCAGTATTGGAGTAAGCCAAGTCCGAGACCTGTAGATCTATCAGAAGCTGGTTTCTACTTCACAG GTACAGAAGATGTGGTCCAATGTTTTTATTGTGGATTAAAGTTGAGAAGTTGGGATGTATTTGATGATCCATGGATAGAACATGCCAGACACGGGAAACACTGCCCCCATGTGTCCAATGTTAAAGGAAAAGAATTCTTCAAAAGGTTAACCGAG atagaGGACGAAAACCTTTATACTGGAAAACCAA ATAGAGGTGATCTGTACACGGATGATTTGCTTTACACAACAGCTGCTCAGGCATTACTCAGCATGGGAAGTTACAAGGAACAACAAATAAAGGATGCAATCAGAACATACGTTTCAACAGAag ACACGCTTGAGTTCACAGCAATGGATATCGCAAAGATTTTGATGAACCAAAAAACTGTCTGA
- the LOC143048732 gene encoding baculoviral IAP repeat-containing protein 2-like isoform X1, giving the protein MVAARLRSFQYWSKPSLRPVDLSEAGFYFTGTEDVVQCFYCGLKLRSWDVFDDPWIEHARHGKHCPHVSNVKGKEFFKRLTEIEDENLYTGKPNRGDLYTDDLLYTTAAQALLSMGSYKEQQIKDAIRTYVSTEDTLEFTAMDIAKILMNQKTV; this is encoded by the exons ATGGTTGCTGCCCGTCTACGGTCATTTCAGTATTGGAGTAAACCAAGTCTGAGACCTGTAGATCTATCAGAAGCTGGTTTCTACTTCACAG GTACAGAAGATGTGGTCCAATGTTTTTATTGTGGATTAAAGTTGAGAAGTTGGGATGTATTTGATGATCCATGGATAGAACATGCCAGACACGGGAAACACTGCCCCCATGTGTCCAATGTTAAAGGAAAAGAATTCTTCAAAAGGTTAACCGAG atagaGGACGAAAACCTTTATACTGGAAAACCAA ATAGAGGTGATCTGTACACGGATGATTTGCTTTACACAACAGCTGCTCAGGCATTACTCAGCATGGGAAGTTACAAGGAACAACAAATAAAGGATGCAATCAGAACATACGTTTCAACAGAag ACACGCTTGAGTTCACAGCAATGGATATCGCAAAGATTTTGATGAACCAAAAAACTGTCTGA